The following proteins are co-located in the Nomia melanderi isolate GNS246 chromosome 1, iyNomMela1, whole genome shotgun sequence genome:
- the LOC116427620 gene encoding uncharacterized protein LOC116427620: protein MGDNNAKHEQNVGTVLFEKTDAGKQCWTTEEFITLNSRRLFQDLLPKVKVLNYEDDRYIALLMDYFHICLENVRKLSIGKTKHLMLKALADTMGGYLQVYILPLTKHSYYAGNIKYRNARKLFELYDELKLFLRSNGAGWLKPSNEKVQMKIMPIVVTPPKTPAACEGIVTSHSSSVNNNNREIHHFAFKKAKRHMSKHKSIKNVKRDKSIKKNESVAVPLPFLDDDAEPNSIALPFKKNSLQSLYTEQSAFVLVKYYVASVKCIESRSSTKSELKTFNQEFYNWLQQSVEPHLDDDKWYPGFGGVLRVISTLKESGVGTGLAAVRKSGSYQMMSKIGGQPTAESEEAVPSLYKVGDTGITLGTTELISIAVVSALLVWLLVGLSLVCYRYLAKYSDECGPCQQQQPPVAVLYENKEYCQNDTCAPQAPRKCMINKFREYCKKKLGKCRGSSNDGCTDEERCLAAISYTSKDTVDVSNSSRSYQKRKFSKSVSANFSTFRKERMTIRNVCYSSDGSLTTNTESPGKRR from the exons ATGGGTGATAACAATGCAAAGCATGAACAAAATGTCGGCACGGTGTTGTTCGAGAAAACCGACGCCGGCAAGCAGTGTTGGACCACAGAAGAATTTATAACGTTAAATAGTAGACGGTTATTTCAAGATTTATTGCCAAAA GTGAAAGTTCTGAATTACGAGGACGATCGGTACATCGCTCTGTTGATGGATTACTTTCACATTTGTTTGGAGAACGTGCGCAAGCTGTCGATCGGAAAAACGAAGCACCTGATGCTGAAAGCCCTGGCAGATACTATGGGAGGCTACTTGCAAGTTTATATCCTGCCCCTTACCAAACACTCCTATTACGCAGGGAACATAAAATATCGGAATGCGAGGAAGCTCTTCGAGCTGTACGACGAGTTGAAGCTCTTCTTGAGGAGCAACGGTGCTGGCTGGCTGAAGCCATCCAACGAAAAGGTGCAGATGAAAATCATGCCGATCGTTGTTACGCCACCAAAAACGCCTGCTGCGTGCGAGGGCATCGTTACCTCGCACTCCT CTTCAGTTAATAACAACAATCGGGAGATTCACCACTTTGCGTTCAAGAAAGCAAAGAGACACATGTCGAAGCATAAATCAATCAAAAATGTTAAACGTG ATAAAtctataaagaaaaatgaatcggTTGCTGTTCCTCTTCCCTTTTTGGACGATGATGCGGAACCAAACAG TATCGCGTTACCGTTCAAGAAGAACAGTCTGCAGTCCTTATACACCGAACAGTCGGCATTCGTGTTAGTGAAATATTACGTAGCGAGCGTGAAGTGCATCGAGTCGAGATCGTCCACGAAATCAGAGCTGAAAACTTTCAACCAGGAGTTTTACAACTGGCTGCAGCAATCC GTGGAACCGCACCTGGATGACGATAAATGGTACCCGGGCTTCGGCGGCGTTCTGAGGGTGATCTCGACGCTGAAGGAGTCAG GAGTGGGAACCGGTCTTGCGGCAGTGAGAAAAAGCGGCAGCTATCAGATGATGTCCAAAATAGGCGGGCAACCGACCGCCGAGTCGGAGGAAGCGGTGCCATCGCTTTACAAAG TCGGGGACACCGGGATCACGTTGGGGACAACGGAATTAATATCGATTGCTGTAGTGAGCGCGTTGCTGGTGTGGTTGCTGGTCGGGCTGAGCCTGGTTTGCTACAGATACCTCGCGAAATACTCGGACGAGTGCGGCCCCTGTCAGCAACAGCAGCCACC AGTTGCTGTGTTGTATGAAAATAAAGAGTATTGTCAGAATGACACCTGTGCGCCGCAGGCACCCCGTAAATGCATGATCAACAAATTCAGAGAATATTGCAAAAAAAAATTAGGCAAATGTCGCGGATCCTCTAATGATGGTTGTACTGACGAGGAACGATGTTTAGCAGCTATAAGTTATACTAGTAAGGACACGGTCGACGTTAGCAATAGTAGCAGAAGTTATCA gaaaagaaaattctcCAAATCAGTTTCAGCAAACTTTTCTACATTCCGGAAAGAGCGTATGACCATCAGA aatGTTTGCTACAGCTCTGATGGCTCGTTGACCACCAACACTGAAAGCCCTGGAAAACGGAGATAA